A section of the Pedobacter sp. HDW13 genome encodes:
- a CDS encoding FecR domain-containing protein, producing the protein MYTANFRNEDILTVLHNLQQVKYFNFKQKGDHITITK; encoded by the coding sequence ATTTATACCGCCAATTTTAGAAATGAAGACATCCTAACGGTATTGCACAATTTGCAACAGGTTAAATATTTTAATTTTAAACAGAAAGGAGATCACATTACAATAACCAAATAA
- a CDS encoding FecR family protein: protein MIDEYKYPEDFLMDDTFKQYCEGSNEKCVIFWETWIAKHPEKHKTLQAAKKLYQVLSGNLKPVNKQLDYLTNQISPVTKVKRFRSVHYAIAASLLVVLFIGLLYNIYNQPNNSLHYAENFAAKKGEKKKVTLPDGTLVYLNGDSKIELGDNFDQKDRNVKLTGEAYFDVKHNAAKPFFVHTKDFKITVLGTAFNVKSYANENESAATLVRGTIKLEDNTGLNKNTIILKAGQKITYHMLMAPIDPGQSIKERQYRLPKIEVNNLTLMNKQVVESAWTNNDIIFINNDFEEIKERLERWFNVTIEFGIKK from the coding sequence ATGATTGATGAATATAAGTACCCTGAAGATTTTTTAATGGATGATACCTTTAAGCAGTATTGCGAAGGTAGCAACGAAAAATGTGTGATTTTCTGGGAAACATGGATAGCCAAACATCCTGAAAAACATAAAACACTGCAGGCAGCTAAAAAGTTATACCAGGTATTAAGCGGTAATTTAAAACCGGTTAATAAACAGCTAGATTACCTTACTAACCAGATAAGTCCTGTAACTAAAGTTAAGCGCTTCAGATCTGTACATTATGCTATCGCCGCTTCTCTTTTGGTCGTATTGTTTATAGGTTTATTGTACAACATTTATAATCAACCGAATAACAGCTTGCATTATGCCGAAAATTTTGCAGCTAAAAAAGGAGAGAAGAAGAAAGTTACCTTACCCGATGGTACTTTGGTTTATCTAAATGGCGACAGTAAAATTGAACTGGGAGATAACTTCGATCAAAAAGATAGAAATGTTAAGCTAACCGGAGAAGCCTACTTTGACGTAAAGCACAATGCTGCCAAACCCTTTTTTGTACACACCAAAGATTTTAAGATTACGGTGTTGGGTACTGCATTTAATGTGAAAAGTTATGCAAATGAGAACGAATCGGCTGCAACCCTGGTACGGGGTACGATTAAGCTTGAAGACAATACCGGCTTAAATAAAAATACCATTATCCTTAAAGCAGGGCAAAAAATCACCTATCACATGTTAATGGCACCGATAGATCCGGGTCAATCAATTAAAGAGCGCCAGTACAGGTTACCTAAAATTGAGGTCAATAACCTTACGCTAATGAATAAACAGGTAGTAGAATCGGCCTGGACCAATAACGATATCATTTTTATAAACAACGATTTTGAAGAGATTAAAGAGCGTCTTGAACGCTGGTTTAATGTAACTATCGAGTTCGGGATAAAGAAGTAG
- a CDS encoding RNA polymerase sigma factor: MDKHNFAEDKITFHVLWWEALCMGERDAFLNLYKSLYRSLAGFGLRVCSDSEVVTDTLNQVFLEIWEKHETLPRVEQVESYLRTILKRKILKRIAHEQRLNKAISVIVREDEALLEMPYEELIVKIQSDELVKTSLLAALEKLTPQQRKLIQLRFYDGLSYEDVAKRTQLTVRTAYNTIYSALKFLRTQLKF, translated from the coding sequence ATGGACAAGCATAATTTCGCCGAGGATAAAATTACGTTCCATGTATTGTGGTGGGAGGCCCTATGTATGGGCGAAAGAGATGCCTTTCTTAATTTGTATAAAAGCCTCTATAGAAGTTTAGCCGGATTTGGCTTGAGGGTTTGCAGCGACTCAGAAGTGGTTACCGATACATTAAACCAGGTATTTCTCGAAATTTGGGAAAAACACGAAACACTACCCCGTGTAGAACAGGTTGAATCTTATCTGCGTACGATTTTAAAAAGAAAAATTTTAAAACGGATTGCACACGAACAACGTTTAAACAAAGCCATTTCAGTAATTGTAAGAGAAGATGAAGCTCTTTTGGAAATGCCTTATGAAGAACTGATCGTAAAAATTCAATCAGACGAGCTGGTAAAAACCAGTTTGCTTGCTGCCCTCGAAAAACTAACCCCTCAGCAAAGAAAATTAATCCAATTGCGGTTTTATGATGGATTGAGTTACGAAGATGTGGCCAAAAGAACACAATTAACAGTAAGAACAGCCTATAATACCATTTATAGCGCATTAAAATTTTTGCGTACACAGCTTAAATTCTAA
- a CDS encoding MFS transporter, protein MERIGGKSVWQHLFSTVVIVAALGYFVDIYDLLLFGIVRIPSLIELGLDETAQSVEGASILNWQMSGLLLGGILWGILGDKKGRLSVLFGSIITYSIANFACGFVQDITLYKVLRFVAGVGLAGELGAGITLVSESLPKKLRGIGASVVAGVGLLGAVAAYFTVELFSWRYAYFTGGGLGILLLLLRIGVFESGMYTQIAEREQVRKGSFKSFFTNTRRLKLYARCIGIGLPTWYVIGILATFSNEFAKALGITEEVKPGLSVMWCYIGLATGDLLSGVLSYLLCSRKKAVMILMLFTLLGSIIYLYGGLANPTGIYLMCLWLGFGIGYWAMFVTIGAEQFGTNLRATAATTIPNMVRGTVVLMTTLYAALKPDILALNAAAVVGVICFSIGIYSVLTIPETHDRELNFIEQD, encoded by the coding sequence ATGGAAAGGATTGGTGGTAAAAGTGTATGGCAGCACTTGTTCAGCACGGTAGTTATTGTTGCAGCTTTAGGTTATTTTGTAGATATATACGATTTGCTGCTGTTTGGCATTGTTAGGATTCCGAGCCTGATTGAATTGGGCCTGGATGAAACAGCACAATCTGTAGAAGGAGCGAGCATTTTGAACTGGCAAATGAGTGGTTTGCTATTGGGCGGCATATTGTGGGGCATTTTGGGAGATAAAAAAGGCAGGTTATCGGTGCTTTTCGGATCGATTATTACCTATTCAATAGCCAATTTTGCCTGCGGATTTGTTCAGGATATTACCCTATATAAAGTTTTGCGCTTTGTTGCCGGTGTAGGTTTGGCCGGAGAGCTTGGAGCAGGCATAACTTTGGTTTCAGAGAGCCTGCCTAAAAAATTGCGCGGTATTGGTGCCTCGGTAGTTGCAGGCGTGGGTTTGCTAGGCGCTGTTGCAGCCTATTTTACCGTTGAGCTTTTTAGTTGGCGTTATGCTTATTTCACGGGCGGTGGTTTAGGGATATTGCTGCTGCTTTTGAGAATAGGGGTTTTCGAATCGGGCATGTACACACAGATAGCCGAACGTGAGCAGGTTCGTAAGGGGAGTTTTAAATCATTTTTTACCAATACCCGCCGCTTAAAACTCTACGCCAGGTGTATAGGTATCGGATTGCCAACCTGGTATGTAATCGGTATTCTGGCTACTTTTAGCAACGAATTTGCCAAGGCTTTAGGCATAACGGAAGAGGTAAAACCAGGCCTCTCGGTAATGTGGTGTTACATTGGCCTAGCTACGGGCGATCTGCTGAGTGGTGTATTAAGTTATCTGCTTTGCTCCAGAAAGAAGGCTGTAATGATACTCATGCTCTTTACGCTTTTGGGTTCGATTATTTACCTGTATGGAGGTCTGGCAAATCCTACAGGAATATACCTCATGTGCCTTTGGCTAGGCTTTGGTATTGGCTATTGGGCTATGTTTGTTACTATTGGTGCCGAACAGTTTGGAACCAATTTAAGGGCTACGGCAGCAACTACCATTCCCAATATGGTTCGTGGCACGGTGGTATTAATGACAACACTTTATGCGGCTTTAAAACCCGATATACTAGCGCTTAATGCTGCGGCAGTGGTGGGGGTAATTTGTTTTAGTATTGGCATATACAGTGTGCTCACTATACCCGAAACGCACGACAGGGAACTTAACTTTATTGAGCAGGATTAA
- a CDS encoding RagB/SusD family nutrient uptake outer membrane protein: protein MQKARSKSPKFAFNKQLYSNQVELELAVNDLYRLDFWAPIKENTGAWEEFFSDNCYYRGGSGSNPVIAGTQSSSDAFSLTFWTNAYKAIARVNAFLENKDRAAASTPATVMTTLEAEMRLIRAYQYSKLITHYGDVPLNLKTLTLEESYNVKKSSKADIYNFLKAEFDFAAQNLPQNYASSSIKRLTKGAALALKARTALYMGDWETAREAALAVMNLTGAGAYSLNNSYSALFQRAGELSPEIILGIPRDQAQKVSATPDDILSRNAGGFGATMPTRELVDAYECTDGKPINESPLYNPLNPFANRDPRLAATVVPFNTYWLGYNYNPHPDSLQVWSSKLARKATNNDSRE, encoded by the coding sequence ATGCAAAAAGCTCGATCTAAATCCCCTAAGTTCGCCTTCAACAAGCAGCTTTATTCCAACCAGGTAGAGCTCGAACTGGCGGTAAACGACCTTTATCGTTTAGATTTTTGGGCGCCAATTAAAGAAAATACAGGTGCCTGGGAAGAGTTTTTCTCCGATAACTGTTACTACCGCGGTGGAAGCGGCTCAAACCCGGTTATCGCCGGTACACAGTCATCATCAGATGCTTTTTCGCTTACCTTCTGGACCAATGCTTACAAAGCTATTGCACGTGTTAATGCTTTCCTCGAAAATAAAGATCGGGCGGCAGCCAGTACTCCGGCAACTGTAATGACTACTTTGGAAGCCGAAATGAGGCTAATCAGGGCCTATCAATACAGTAAACTGATTACCCATTACGGAGATGTTCCGCTTAACCTTAAAACCCTTACGCTCGAAGAATCTTACAACGTTAAGAAGAGCAGTAAAGCCGATATCTATAATTTTCTGAAAGCGGAATTTGATTTTGCAGCGCAGAACCTGCCGCAAAATTATGCCTCTTCGAGCATAAAACGGTTAACAAAAGGAGCTGCATTGGCACTTAAAGCCAGAACAGCCCTTTATATGGGCGATTGGGAAACTGCCCGCGAGGCTGCTTTGGCTGTGATGAATCTCACCGGTGCCGGAGCTTATAGTCTAAATAATTCTTACAGCGCTCTTTTTCAGAGAGCAGGAGAACTTAGTCCCGAGATTATTCTTGGCATTCCGCGAGATCAGGCACAGAAAGTTTCAGCAACACCCGATGATATCTTATCGAGAAATGCTGGAGGATTTGGTGCAACCATGCCAACCCGTGAGCTGGTAGATGCTTATGAGTGTACAGACGGAAAACCGATTAACGAATCGCCGCTTTACAATCCACTAAATCCCTTTGCTAACCGCGATCCGCGACTTGCAGCTACTGTGGTTCCTTTCAATACCTACTGGTTAGGCTACAACTACAATCCACATCCCGATTCTTTGCAGGTATGGAGCTCAAAACTGGCCAGAAAGGCTACCAATAACGACTCGAGGGAGTAG
- a CDS encoding SusC/RagA family TonB-linked outer membrane protein: MNNDIKISEKLSAIVDLGLRRLNSLAPVSNPFSGQTPIYEARVMPPVYADRYTNGKYSIAKDGRNPLAQLNEGGTTTGRSNQLQGRLALNFKPVTGLTLTGILAPTFDFNKTKAFSKKITYTLADGSPTTLSNTALTVLNEGRNEIYQLTSQFLANYNKTVNNHNFSGLLGYEGVYSNQESLGASRSGFVLTDFPYLDAGSQLLRDNSGDASEANLRSFFGRLSYDYKSRYFLQANLRYDKSSRFAPAYRDAYFPSFSAGWSLSEEKFMKNIKWVSFLKLRGSYGEVGNERIGNYPYQASIDLSTALFYQNGSVIPLNGGAQTVYAVQNISWETTKSTDIGIDAAFLNNRLSLTADYYQKRTTDILLGLDIPINLGFDRPTQNAGILDVKGWEMAIGWKDKIGELSYSAGFNLSDAKSNIVNMGGTQILGDQSIFEGSQFNEWYGYRSTGIYQNTASANAAPRTSNAVTAGDLGYADTDNNGIINANDRVLLGGSLPRYQYGGNINLAYKGFDFGISFQGVAKRLSRLNSEVVRPFQEQFGNFPELIDGKFYSKNNTPEQNMVAQYPRLTNTVSGNNYALSDFWLFNGAYFRIKNTTLGYTLADKPLLKKVGLQSIRFYVAVNDFFTSSKFPKYADPESGNAAYPIVTTFLGGVNVKF, from the coding sequence ATCAATAACGATATCAAAATCTCAGAGAAACTGAGTGCTATTGTTGATCTTGGATTAAGAAGGCTTAACAGTTTGGCGCCGGTATCGAATCCCTTTAGTGGCCAAACACCAATTTACGAGGCAAGGGTAATGCCTCCGGTTTATGCCGACCGCTATACCAATGGTAAGTATTCTATTGCTAAGGATGGTAGAAACCCTCTTGCGCAATTAAACGAAGGTGGAACTACAACGGGCCGCTCTAACCAATTGCAGGGGCGTTTGGCATTAAACTTTAAACCCGTAACAGGTTTAACCCTGACTGGTATTCTGGCTCCGACCTTTGATTTTAATAAAACAAAAGCCTTTTCTAAAAAAATTACCTATACACTGGCAGATGGGTCGCCTACTACCTTATCCAATACCGCCTTAACGGTTTTAAATGAGGGTAGGAATGAGATTTACCAGTTAACCAGTCAGTTTCTGGCCAACTATAACAAAACGGTTAATAACCACAATTTTAGTGGGTTGCTGGGGTACGAAGGTGTTTATAGCAACCAGGAATCGTTAGGAGCTTCGAGAAGTGGTTTTGTACTTACCGATTTTCCTTATCTCGACGCAGGCTCACAGTTATTGAGAGATAATTCGGGCGATGCATCAGAGGCTAACCTCCGTTCGTTCTTTGGTCGTTTAAGCTACGATTACAAAAGCCGTTATTTTTTACAGGCAAATTTAAGGTATGATAAGTCTTCGCGTTTTGCACCTGCTTATCGCGATGCCTATTTTCCATCATTTTCGGCGGGCTGGAGTTTGAGCGAAGAAAAATTTATGAAAAACATCAAATGGGTTAGTTTTCTAAAGTTGAGGGGCTCGTATGGAGAGGTAGGAAATGAGCGTATTGGCAATTATCCTTACCAGGCCAGTATTGATTTGAGTACCGCGTTGTTTTATCAGAACGGAAGCGTAATTCCGTTAAATGGAGGGGCACAAACCGTTTATGCCGTTCAAAACATTTCATGGGAGACCACAAAGTCTACCGATATAGGTATTGATGCTGCTTTCCTGAACAATAGATTAAGCCTGACTGCTGATTATTACCAAAAAAGAACTACCGATATCCTCTTAGGACTGGATATTCCGATAAACCTTGGTTTTGACAGACCTACACAAAATGCCGGAATATTAGATGTTAAAGGCTGGGAAATGGCCATCGGCTGGAAAGATAAAATTGGGGAACTGAGCTATAGTGCCGGCTTTAACCTTTCGGATGCCAAATCGAATATCGTAAATATGGGCGGCACACAAATTCTTGGCGATCAGTCTATTTTTGAGGGTAGCCAGTTTAACGAATGGTACGGCTACCGTTCAACAGGTATTTACCAAAACACTGCCAGTGCAAACGCAGCGCCCAGAACCAGTAACGCGGTTACGGCAGGCGATTTAGGCTACGCAGATACCGATAATAATGGTATTATCAATGCCAATGACAGGGTGCTGCTTGGCGGTTCATTACCAAGATATCAATATGGTGGTAACATCAATCTGGCTTATAAAGGATTTGATTTCGGCATCAGCTTTCAGGGGGTAGCTAAACGTTTGAGCAGGTTGAATAGTGAAGTGGTGAGGCCATTTCAGGAGCAGTTTGGCAATTTTCCGGAACTGATTGACGGGAAATTCTACAGCAAAAACAATACGCCTGAGCAAAATATGGTTGCCCAATATCCGCGCTTAACCAATACCGTTTCCGGAAATAATTATGCGCTGTCTGATTTTTGGCTGTTTAACGGAGCTTACTTCCGGATCAAGAATACAACTTTGGGTTACACCTTAGCTGATAAGCCATTGCTGAAGAAAGTGGGATTACAATCTATCCGTTTTTATGTGGCAGTAAACGATTTCTTTACCAGTAGCAAATTCCCCAAATATGCCGATCCTGAATCGGGAAATGCAGCTTATCCAATCGTAACCACATTTCTTGGCGGTGTTAACGTAAAATTTTAA
- a CDS encoding TonB-dependent receptor plug domain-containing protein, translating into MKKNLLLLLVLACIYYAAHAQTKIVSGRVTDAKTKESLIGVTVSVPGTKNGTLTDTQGRFTLTIPDAVKSLTFGYVGYQIQTIILNGKPLEVALMADQTNLNDVVVVGYGTQKKKDLTGAIATLSGEELSGRQTLQVSESLQGAVAGVSVTRSSSAPGSGATVRVRGITTLNNNDALVVVDGIPVSSMDLVNPNDVESLNVLKDAASAAIYGSRGAAGVILITTKRGKNGASNLEYNFEYALQKPTALPAYVDAPTYMKYFNEQATNDGAATGPYANDYIVNFEANRAATPDKFPFANTDWQQLIMTNKYAPREQHDVVFTAGNEKLKTKASLGYQNVGHFTITTIMSAISSGSITISKSQRN; encoded by the coding sequence ATGAAAAAGAACCTATTGCTATTGTTGGTGCTAGCCTGTATTTACTATGCAGCTCATGCACAAACAAAGATCGTTTCGGGTAGAGTTACCGATGCGAAAACAAAGGAGAGCCTGATCGGTGTAACTGTGAGTGTACCAGGCACAAAAAATGGAACCTTAACCGATACTCAGGGTCGATTTACCCTAACCATACCTGATGCTGTAAAAAGCTTGACTTTCGGTTATGTGGGTTATCAAATACAAACAATTATTCTTAACGGAAAGCCACTTGAAGTTGCACTAATGGCCGATCAAACCAATTTAAATGATGTGGTGGTAGTGGGGTATGGAACGCAAAAGAAAAAAGATTTAACCGGTGCCATTGCTACACTTAGCGGCGAAGAACTTTCGGGCAGGCAAACCCTGCAGGTTTCTGAATCTTTGCAGGGCGCGGTAGCAGGAGTATCGGTTACGCGGAGCAGTTCAGCGCCTGGTTCGGGCGCTACGGTTAGGGTACGCGGCATTACCACGCTAAACAATAACGATGCTTTGGTGGTGGTAGACGGTATTCCGGTAAGCAGTATGGACCTGGTGAACCCGAATGATGTCGAATCGCTTAATGTGCTCAAAGACGCGGCTTCGGCTGCCATATACGGCTCGCGTGGTGCCGCCGGGGTAATCTTAATTACCACCAAACGCGGTAAAAACGGTGCCTCGAATCTCGAATACAATTTCGAGTATGCTTTACAAAAACCTACTGCCTTGCCGGCTTATGTTGATGCGCCAACCTACATGAAATACTTTAACGAGCAGGCTACTAATGATGGCGCTGCAACAGGGCCATATGCCAACGATTACATTGTGAATTTCGAAGCCAACAGGGCTGCAACACCCGATAAATTTCCTTTTGCCAATACCGATTGGCAGCAACTGATTATGACTAATAAATATGCCCCCAGGGAGCAGCATGACGTGGTATTTACCGCTGGCAATGAAAAGCTGAAAACCAAGGCTTCGTTAGGTTACCAGAATGTGGGGCATTTTACGATAACTACAATTATGAGCGCTATCAGTTCAGGATCAATAACGATATCAAAATCTCAGAGAAACTGA
- a CDS encoding FUSC family membrane protein, whose amino-acid sequence MQIRQPIRNIQDFLLSTYFADGLRITIGVLLPSLIFAQFGMLKYGMTLSLGALCVSVVDSPGPMVHRRNAMFITTALIFTFSIITGLTNKNHYFIGFLLAVSSFIFSMFYIYGLRAASVGTAVLLIMVLSIDDIRPWQEVLLHSALVLAGSLWYTGLSYFVYRLRPFRLVQQSLSDSILEVAEFLREKAKFYHQNNNYEKTYADLLQLQVSVHEKQDAVRELLFRTREIVRDSTPEGRFLLLVFVDMVDLFEQVMSTYYNYQQLHDQFDKAGILSDYEMAIKRISYALDDIAFALKSGGTPVVSKRLLIEIERLKIKINNLEKNNQNQEYNTLGIIALKNIEVNIENILSRVKTIFSYFKIRNSKDIRQAEVDTEKFITRQKFDFKLFTENLTYSSSTFRHSLRVTVVMLLGFVVSLVLDFSHSYWILLTILVISKPGFSLTKERNYQRLIGTTVGAFVGMGVLTYIHDRNTLFVILLICMIGCYSFQRKNYVVSVLFMTPYILILFDFLGMGSIALARERIYDTFIGSGIALLASYSLFPTWEYENLKEAMIDILKANKDYYDQVIKLYFEKSYNRTEYKLARKEVYVSTANLASLFQRMFSEPKSKQLFIKEVHQFTSLSHLLSSYVATLSLYNKEHEFVFESFDHLKPIANNTNYLLDAALNNLLQGAGTLDNVPLIRLNDNGLSAKKGEDLVPEQFDLIQKVAYDIYKLSVKIKL is encoded by the coding sequence ATGCAGATCAGGCAACCCATTAGAAACATACAAGACTTTTTATTGAGTACGTATTTTGCCGACGGTCTGCGCATTACCATCGGTGTACTGCTACCCTCTTTGATATTTGCTCAGTTTGGCATGCTTAAATATGGCATGACTTTATCGCTCGGTGCTTTATGTGTGAGCGTAGTGGATAGTCCGGGGCCAATGGTGCACCGGAGAAATGCCATGTTTATTACCACGGCACTCATTTTCACCTTTTCAATTATTACCGGTCTTACCAACAAGAACCATTATTTTATTGGCTTTTTACTGGCTGTATCGAGTTTTATATTTTCGATGTTTTACATCTATGGCCTCAGGGCAGCCTCGGTTGGTACTGCAGTGTTGCTAATTATGGTGCTCAGTATCGACGATATCAGGCCCTGGCAGGAAGTATTGCTTCACTCAGCACTGGTTCTAGCAGGTAGCTTATGGTATACCGGTTTAAGCTATTTTGTTTACCGCCTGCGCCCCTTCCGGCTGGTGCAACAATCGTTAAGCGATTCGATTTTAGAAGTAGCCGAATTTTTAAGGGAAAAAGCCAAATTTTATCACCAGAACAACAATTACGAAAAAACCTACGCCGATCTGCTACAACTCCAGGTATCGGTGCATGAAAAACAGGATGCGGTTAGGGAATTGCTTTTCAGAACGCGCGAGATTGTACGCGATTCGACACCTGAAGGTCGTTTCCTGTTATTGGTTTTTGTTGATATGGTTGATCTTTTTGAGCAGGTTATGTCTACTTATTACAACTATCAGCAGCTGCACGATCAGTTTGATAAGGCAGGTATCCTGTCTGATTACGAAATGGCCATTAAACGTATTTCTTATGCTTTAGATGATATTGCTTTTGCACTGAAAAGCGGTGGTACACCAGTTGTTTCCAAACGGCTGCTCATTGAAATAGAACGTTTAAAAATTAAAATCAATAACCTCGAAAAAAATAACCAAAACCAGGAATACAATACGCTGGGGATTATTGCGCTGAAAAACATTGAGGTGAACATCGAGAATATCCTTTCGCGTGTTAAAACCATTTTCAGCTATTTTAAAATCAGGAATAGCAAGGATATTCGCCAGGCAGAGGTAGATACGGAAAAGTTTATTACGCGCCAGAAGTTCGATTTTAAACTGTTTACCGAAAACTTAACCTACAGTTCTTCCACTTTCAGGCATTCGCTACGTGTTACTGTAGTAATGTTACTTGGCTTTGTTGTATCGCTGGTCTTAGATTTTTCGCACAGTTACTGGATTTTACTCACCATCCTCGTAATTTCCAAACCTGGCTTTAGTTTAACCAAAGAACGCAATTACCAACGTTTAATCGGTACAACCGTGGGGGCGTTTGTGGGAATGGGTGTGCTTACCTATATCCACGACAGAAATACCTTATTTGTAATTTTGCTGATTTGTATGATTGGCTGTTACAGTTTTCAGCGTAAGAATTATGTAGTAAGCGTACTTTTTATGACACCCTATATCCTCATTCTCTTCGATTTTTTAGGGATGGGATCTATTGCGTTGGCCAGAGAAAGGATTTACGATACTTTTATCGGCTCGGGCATTGCACTACTGGCCAGTTATTCTCTCTTCCCCACCTGGGAGTACGAAAACCTGAAAGAGGCCATGATCGATATTTTAAAAGCCAACAAGGATTATTACGACCAAGTTATTAAATTGTACTTTGAAAAGAGCTATAACCGTACAGAATATAAACTGGCACGTAAAGAAGTATATGTAAGTACGGCCAATCTGGCTTCCCTGTTCCAGCGAATGTTTTCTGAGCCTAAAAGTAAACAGCTATTTATTAAAGAAGTACACCAGTTTACCTCTTTAAGTCACCTGCTGTCATCATATGTAGCTACACTTTCGCTTTATAACAAGGAACATGAGTTTGTTTTCGAAAGTTTTGATCACTTAAAACCGATTGCGAACAATACCAATTACCTGTTAGATGCAGCCCTCAACAACCTTTTGCAGGGAGCTGGCACCTTAGATAATGTACCTTTAATTAGATTGAACGATAATGGTTTAAGTGCTAAAAAAGGCGAAGACCTTGTGCCAGAGCAGTTCGATTTGATTCAGAAAGTAGCTTATGACATTTATAAACTCTCGGTTAAAATAAAACTGTAA
- a CDS encoding PorP/SprF family type IX secretion system membrane protein: MMYKALILFFLCLAAVCCSAQDPKFSQYFAAPLSLNPAFTGFFDGEYRIAVNTRQQWGNLGDPYNTYSVSGDIKLVEDENFTNNYFSIGLSGLFDESLNKALKSQYLSASVSYYQYFDEEHRFKFGLAPQIAYVAKYLDYNKLTFASQYNGGGFDTSMPNYLDLKNDKTAYFDVNIGVNFAANFDRLSIAGGYAQYHLTRPKDALLNSSREFVAARRTVNLGMVYLLNDFADLNVTGVYNAQNKNKDAILGTVLGLKPGEETKVKLNLGLWYKFNEASFFPYVGAAVGNISAGINYTVYGSKLLNATPRTYELSFIYRHNNFKGFKVPCPRF; this comes from the coding sequence ATGATGTACAAAGCGCTGATACTATTCTTTTTGTGCCTGGCTGCTGTATGTTGTTCGGCACAAGACCCCAAATTTTCGCAGTATTTTGCTGCACCACTCTCGTTAAATCCGGCCTTTACGGGTTTCTTTGATGGCGAGTACCGTATTGCAGTTAATACAAGGCAGCAATGGGGTAATCTCGGCGATCCTTATAATACCTATAGCGTTTCGGGTGATATTAAACTGGTTGAGGACGAAAATTTTACCAATAACTACTTTAGCATAGGCTTAAGTGGCTTGTTTGATGAATCACTAAATAAAGCCTTAAAATCGCAATATCTCAGTGCCAGTGTTTCTTACTACCAGTATTTTGATGAAGAACACCGCTTTAAATTCGGATTGGCTCCACAAATTGCCTACGTAGCCAAATACCTCGATTACAATAAACTCACCTTTGCTTCGCAGTATAACGGTGGTGGTTTTGATACTTCGATGCCCAATTACCTCGATTTAAAAAACGATAAAACGGCTTATTTCGACGTAAACATCGGGGTTAATTTTGCCGCAAATTTCGATAGGCTGAGCATTGCCGGTGGTTATGCGCAATACCATTTAACCCGTCCTAAAGATGCGCTTTTAAATAGCAGTCGCGAATTTGTAGCTGCCCGCCGAACCGTTAACCTGGGTATGGTTTACCTGTTAAATGATTTTGCAGATCTAAATGTTACCGGGGTTTACAATGCGCAGAATAAAAACAAAGATGCCATATTAGGTACTGTTTTAGGTTTAAAACCCGGCGAAGAAACCAAAGTAAAACTAAATTTAGGACTTTGGTATAAATTTAACGAAGCATCGTTTTTCCCCTATGTTGGGGCGGCTGTTGGCAATATTAGTGCAGGCATAAATTATACGGTATATGGCAGTAAATTATTAAATGCCACGCCACGCACTTACGAACTCTCTTTTATATACCGGCACAATAACTTTAAAGGGTTTAAAGTGCCTTGCCCCAGATTTTAA